In Streptomyces sp. NBC_00091, the following proteins share a genomic window:
- a CDS encoding S41 family peptidase — protein MLTNERIIEEALARITAGYVFPERTAAVEAAIRGRLAAGAYEGLDGPLLCETVTADLQQVCPDKHLRLLWTDEPQSLEPVDDDGGIAAFTALLRAANQGIRRVEHLEGSVGLIELSRIATATDGASAIGAAMQLVAHSSALILDLRACLGGYPEGAAMWCSYFFPDDQVHLNDIYERVGNTTRQYWTVGHLPAPRYLDRPVYVLTSEVTFSGGEDVAYTLQAHGRAVVVGATTRGGAHPTARHAVAEHILVTVPTARAINTVTGTNWEGVGVLPDVQVPADQALEEALKAAVRTP, from the coding sequence ATGCTGACAAACGAACGAATTATCGAAGAAGCCCTGGCGCGGATCACCGCGGGCTACGTCTTCCCCGAACGGACCGCTGCCGTCGAGGCTGCGATCCGGGGCCGCCTCGCGGCGGGTGCGTACGAAGGCCTGGACGGCCCTCTGCTCTGCGAGACGGTGACGGCAGACCTCCAGCAGGTGTGCCCGGACAAGCACCTGCGGCTGCTCTGGACGGACGAGCCGCAGTCGCTGGAGCCGGTGGACGACGACGGGGGGATCGCCGCGTTCACCGCGCTGCTCAGGGCGGCGAACCAGGGGATCCGCCGCGTCGAGCATCTGGAGGGGAGCGTCGGGCTCATCGAGCTGAGCCGCATCGCGACCGCCACCGACGGGGCGAGCGCGATCGGGGCGGCCATGCAGCTGGTCGCGCACAGCTCCGCACTGATCCTGGACCTGCGGGCGTGCCTCGGCGGGTACCCGGAAGGGGCGGCGATGTGGTGCAGCTACTTCTTCCCCGACGACCAGGTGCACCTGAACGACATCTACGAGCGGGTCGGCAACACGACCCGGCAGTACTGGACGGTCGGGCACCTTCCCGCGCCGCGTTATCTCGACCGTCCGGTCTACGTGCTTACGAGCGAGGTGACGTTCTCCGGGGGTGAGGACGTGGCGTACACCTTGCAGGCGCACGGCCGGGCCGTCGTCGTCGGCGCGACCACGCGGGGCGGAGCCCATCCGACGGCCCGCCACGCCGTCGCCGAGCACATCCTCGTGACGGTGCCGACGGCGCGGGCCATCAACACCGTCACCGGTACCAACTGGGAGGGCGTGGGGGTCCTTCCGGATGTTCAGGTCCCCGCGGACCAGGCGCTCGAGGAGGCACTCAAGGCCGCGGTGCGAACCCCCTAG